The Streptobacillus ratti genomic interval AGCTTTCTTTCCTAATTCAAATTCTTCTTTATAATACTTTGCAATTCCTAAATTCCAAAAGTAAATGTCCAAAAACAACTTAAACAAGATTTAAAAGACATTCATAAACTTCATAAGATGTTGAAGAATTGAAAATTTTTCTAGGATAATTATTCATAAAATTTTCAATAAATTTAACATCTTTTTTTCTTAATTTATTCATAGACCTACCCTTAGGAAT includes:
- a CDS encoding IS30 family transposase; protein product: YITDLGIKWYFAHPYCSNERGSNENNNKMIRRFIPKGRSMNKLRKKDVKFIENFMNNYPRKIFNSSTSYEVYECLLNLV